In one window of Streptomyces roseofulvus DNA:
- a CDS encoding helix-turn-helix transcriptional regulator, whose amino-acid sequence MTTVPHGSLPARSPGSAGPAAPVGREELLTRLESVLHARGRALLTGPAGVGKTEVALAAAARAEARGETVLWLAALPADRAIPGAAAAALVASVAATVAWPGQRTEPATAGEEHPPGPVGTVLDAPGALPAGVSASGVFDDLPGPQRTAVAMLCREAPLQEGGWDPIALRLGIARILRALTSRGPVLLVVDGAEFLDPDSTDLLRFALHLAPPSLRVIAVETPEPYGDTHRAYGREPGSGAAGRPHAGHSAHLWVPSEADLLLVPPLQADEIAELLIHHRLPSRMAGRIHRASGGNPRLALAVGRSLADARTPVHHAEALTLSGRARDLARQLLGAAPPPVRATLLLAALALRPSATLVRRAGRPEAEADLAAAERAGLVSLAEDGSLVFTAGLLPSTLVHDASWTERSAGHAALAEVVDDPVEAVRHRALATDRPDEELAAEVAAAAEAARRRGNNALAAELALLAAESTPGRDGVRRIARLVDAAEEAARAARADLAMRAATDLLARDASPADRVRARLAVLDTAGQGLTDLDDMYVHAMEDSEGETALRAAVQLRLAVKYVLADGDPERSRTAAMESAALASSVGDPRTAAQALTVQARMERALGSAEAEPVLARARELELAERPLGIRNAAQILTIRHALFDDRLTDARDELNALLPLVQRRGSVEDAIELFRTLAEIESRIGACAAALAHAGQSLALTLEAGLSPGPAWYALALAETAGGSLGRAASYARRSVQASEEEGDRVFLSRSQYALGRVQLINGDVAAALETLRRVQADERAQSTVDPSMLRWHEELAEALLAHDAVEEALALLAEVRPVAERLGRSTVLLGCDRAQALCLAAEGRTDEAAELLTRTACRFAEAGLPLEQGRALMALARVERKRRRRSAAQAALHGAATVFERAGAAPWLALATEAPAGELPGAPPGGDEAPTALASLTEAELRLARLVGQGASNQEAAAKLFLSVKTVEARLTRIYQKLDVRSRAQLATALRP is encoded by the coding sequence GTGACGACGGTTCCGCACGGCTCCCTGCCCGCACGCTCCCCCGGCTCGGCCGGACCGGCGGCCCCGGTGGGCCGCGAGGAGCTGCTCACCCGCCTCGAATCCGTCCTGCACGCCCGCGGCCGCGCCCTGCTCACGGGGCCCGCCGGCGTCGGCAAGACCGAGGTCGCGCTGGCCGCCGCCGCCCGGGCCGAGGCCCGCGGCGAGACCGTGCTGTGGCTCGCCGCCCTCCCCGCCGACCGGGCCATACCCGGCGCCGCCGCGGCCGCGCTGGTGGCCTCGGTGGCCGCCACCGTCGCCTGGCCCGGACAGCGCACCGAACCGGCCACCGCCGGGGAGGAGCACCCGCCCGGCCCCGTCGGCACCGTCCTCGACGCGCCGGGCGCCCTGCCCGCCGGCGTCTCCGCCTCCGGCGTCTTCGACGACCTGCCCGGACCGCAGCGCACCGCCGTCGCCATGCTCTGCCGCGAGGCGCCCCTCCAGGAGGGCGGCTGGGACCCCATCGCCCTGCGCCTGGGCATCGCCCGCATCCTGCGCGCGCTGACCTCCCGGGGGCCGGTGCTGCTCGTCGTCGACGGCGCCGAGTTCCTCGACCCCGACAGCACCGACCTGCTCCGCTTCGCGCTCCACCTCGCCCCGCCGTCGCTGCGCGTGATCGCGGTCGAGACCCCGGAGCCGTACGGGGACACCCACCGGGCCTACGGGCGGGAGCCCGGCAGCGGCGCCGCCGGCCGGCCGCACGCCGGGCACTCCGCGCACCTGTGGGTGCCGTCCGAGGCCGACCTGCTGCTCGTCCCGCCGCTCCAGGCCGACGAGATCGCCGAACTCCTCATCCACCACCGGCTGCCGTCCCGGATGGCCGGCCGCATCCACCGCGCCAGCGGCGGCAACCCGCGGCTCGCGCTCGCCGTCGGCCGCTCCCTCGCCGACGCCCGCACCCCCGTGCACCACGCCGAGGCGCTCACCCTCTCCGGCCGGGCCCGGGACCTCGCCCGCCAGCTCCTGGGCGCCGCTCCCCCGCCGGTCCGGGCCACCCTGCTGCTCGCCGCGCTCGCGCTGCGCCCCTCGGCGACGCTGGTCCGACGGGCCGGACGGCCCGAGGCGGAGGCCGACCTCGCCGCGGCCGAACGCGCCGGCCTGGTCTCGCTGGCCGAGGACGGCTCGCTCGTCTTCACCGCCGGACTGCTGCCGTCCACCCTGGTCCACGACGCCAGCTGGACGGAGCGCAGCGCCGGCCACGCGGCGCTCGCGGAGGTCGTGGACGACCCCGTCGAGGCGGTGCGCCACCGGGCACTCGCCACCGACCGGCCGGACGAGGAGCTGGCCGCCGAGGTCGCGGCCGCGGCGGAGGCCGCCCGGCGGCGCGGCAACAACGCGCTCGCCGCCGAACTGGCCCTGCTGGCCGCCGAGTCGACGCCCGGCCGGGACGGCGTGCGGCGGATCGCCCGGCTGGTGGACGCGGCCGAGGAGGCGGCCCGGGCCGCCCGGGCCGACCTGGCGATGCGGGCCGCGACGGACCTGCTGGCCCGGGACGCGTCCCCCGCCGACCGGGTGCGGGCGCGCCTCGCGGTCCTGGACACCGCCGGCCAGGGCCTGACCGACCTCGACGACATGTACGTGCACGCCATGGAGGACTCGGAGGGCGAGACCGCGCTCCGGGCCGCCGTGCAGCTGCGGCTGGCCGTCAAGTACGTGCTGGCGGACGGCGATCCGGAGCGGTCCCGGACCGCGGCGATGGAGTCGGCGGCGCTGGCCTCGTCGGTGGGCGACCCGCGGACGGCCGCGCAGGCGCTGACCGTGCAGGCCCGGATGGAGCGGGCCCTGGGGTCGGCCGAGGCCGAACCGGTGCTCGCCCGGGCGCGGGAGCTGGAGCTCGCCGAGCGGCCGCTCGGCATCCGCAACGCCGCCCAGATTCTGACGATCCGTCACGCCCTGTTCGACGACCGGCTGACGGACGCGCGGGACGAGCTGAACGCGCTGCTGCCGCTGGTGCAGCGGCGCGGTTCGGTCGAGGACGCGATCGAGCTGTTCCGTACGCTCGCGGAGATCGAGTCGCGGATCGGCGCCTGCGCGGCGGCGCTGGCGCACGCGGGCCAGTCCCTGGCGCTCACCCTGGAGGCGGGCCTGTCGCCCGGCCCCGCCTGGTACGCGCTGGCGCTCGCCGAGACCGCGGGCGGCAGCCTGGGGCGGGCCGCGAGCTACGCGCGGCGGAGCGTCCAGGCGTCGGAGGAGGAGGGCGACCGGGTCTTCCTCTCACGCAGCCAGTACGCGCTGGGCCGGGTGCAGCTGATCAACGGCGACGTGGCGGCGGCCCTGGAGACGCTGCGACGGGTGCAGGCCGACGAGCGGGCGCAGTCGACGGTGGACCCGTCGATGCTGCGCTGGCACGAGGAGCTGGCGGAGGCGCTGCTGGCGCACGACGCGGTCGAGGAGGCGCTGGCGCTCCTCGCGGAGGTGCGGCCGGTGGCCGAACGGCTGGGCCGTTCCACGGTGTTGCTGGGGTGCGACCGGGCGCAGGCGCTGTGCCTGGCGGCGGAGGGGCGGACGGACGAGGCGGCGGAGCTGCTGACCCGGACGGCCTGCCGGTTCGCGGAGGCGGGCCTGCCGCTGGAGCAGGGCCGGGCGCTGATGGCGCTGGCCCGGGTGGAGCGGAAGCGGCGGCGGCGGTCGGCGGCGCAGGCGGCGCTGCACGGGGCGGCCACGGTCTTCGAGCGGGCCGGGGCGGCGCCGTGGCTGGCGCTGGCCACGGAGGCGCCGGCGGGCGAGCTGCCCGGGGCCCCGCCGGGCGGCGACGAGGCGCCGACGGCGCTGGCGTCGCTGACGGAGGCCGAGCTGCGGCTGGCCCGGCTGGTGGGTCAGGGCGCCTCGAACCAGGAGGCGGCGGCGAAGCTGTTCCTGAGCGTGAAGACGGTGGAGGCGCGGCTGACCCGCATCTACCAGAAGCTGGACGTGCGCTCCCGCGCCCAGCTGGCGACGGCGCTCCGCCCCTGA
- a CDS encoding maltokinase N-terminal cap-like domain-containing protein, whose translation MATVHDTTMRPTKLELLADWLPTRTWYAAGPEAPRPVKAGGFRLDDPEGEVGVEFMAVTDGEGPDAVAYLVPMTYRGKPLDGAEHALIGTSEHGVLGTRWIYDGAHDPVLVAESYALLAGRAVPQHQSISDAADPTVAAVLDAAARTEAAVEPAEAVDGADHTDVRLRVPGTDAPLTLRFHRVLRPTADDAAALGRVTAEWSPAGAPETPARGVYMTVRQA comes from the coding sequence ATGGCCACCGTTCACGACACCACGATGCGGCCGACCAAGCTGGAGCTCCTCGCCGACTGGCTGCCCACCCGGACCTGGTACGCGGCGGGACCGGAGGCCCCGCGGCCGGTGAAGGCCGGCGGGTTCCGGCTCGACGACCCCGAGGGCGAGGTGGGCGTCGAGTTCATGGCCGTCACCGACGGCGAGGGCCCGGACGCGGTCGCCTACCTCGTGCCGATGACGTACCGGGGCAAGCCCCTCGACGGCGCCGAGCACGCCCTGATCGGCACCTCCGAGCACGGGGTGCTCGGCACCCGCTGGATCTACGACGGCGCCCACGACCCGGTCCTCGTCGCCGAGTCGTACGCCCTCCTCGCCGGGCGGGCCGTCCCGCAGCACCAGTCGATCAGCGACGCCGCCGACCCGACCGTCGCCGCCGTCCTGGACGCCGCCGCCCGGACCGAGGCGGCCGTGGAGCCCGCGGAGGCCGTCGACGGCGCCGACCACACCGACGTACGGCTCCGGGTGCCCGGCACCGACGCGCCGCTCACGCTCCGGTTCCACCGCGTCCTGCGGCCGACGGCGGACGACGCGGCCGCCCTCGGCCGGGTCACCGCCGAGTGGAGCCCGGCCGGCGCTCCGGAAACCCCCGCGCGGGGCGTGTACATGACGGTACGTCAGGCCTGA
- a CDS encoding cytochrome P450: protein MALPAPHPGARDTSAPAGRPVPELDPELVARRQAEGAGLIDLLALVRERLGGVGAFRPAPRVAPTVLVTDPDAVRHVLARHPDRYVKRSHRARVLVGDGVLSASGDAWQRQRRLLQAQFTGRGMRRYEERIAAAARVTAVRWEAYARAGDVVDIGEETRRFALDTIWRSLTGHPLDPATEAELAAVATVVAALPSLPEDRFAAQAAVAADVARVDAVAERAVRAARDGGAGPDGPGLLHVLVEASESRPEYTDRLIRDELVTLLVAGHETTATTLTSLYLLLDRHPEARDQALAAGPDGSPERRQAVQALVHETLRLYPSAWILPRHAAEADTLAGHALPAGTDLVVSPYLVHRDPGLWPDPERFDPGRFATPGRRPAHPAAYLPFGMGPRACLGLQFALRESVALLELLLPRFVPRFRSVPERTAYGLTVRPDGPTPAVLTGVGQRSTEEKLSTWIQVTGLDACGP, encoded by the coding sequence GTGGCCCTCCCCGCACCCCACCCCGGCGCCCGTGACACCTCCGCACCGGCGGGCCGGCCCGTCCCCGAACTCGACCCGGAGCTGGTCGCCCGCCGGCAGGCCGAAGGTGCCGGACTGATCGACCTCCTCGCCCTCGTGCGCGAACGGCTGGGCGGGGTCGGCGCGTTCCGCCCCGCGCCCCGGGTCGCGCCCACCGTGCTCGTCACCGACCCCGACGCCGTGCGGCACGTCCTCGCCCGCCACCCCGACCGGTACGTCAAGCGCTCCCACCGTGCCCGCGTCCTCGTCGGCGACGGCGTCCTGTCCGCGTCCGGCGACGCCTGGCAGCGCCAACGCCGCCTGCTCCAGGCGCAGTTCACGGGCCGAGGCATGCGCAGGTACGAGGAACGGATCGCTGCCGCCGCCCGGGTGACCGCCGTCCGCTGGGAGGCGTACGCCCGCGCCGGGGACGTCGTCGACATCGGCGAGGAGACGCGCCGCTTCGCCCTCGACACCATCTGGCGCTCCCTGACCGGCCACCCGCTCGACCCGGCCACCGAGGCCGAACTGGCCGCCGTCGCCACGGTGGTGGCCGCGCTGCCGAGCCTGCCCGAGGACCGGTTCGCCGCCCAGGCCGCCGTGGCCGCCGACGTCGCCCGGGTCGACGCCGTCGCCGAGCGGGCCGTCCGGGCCGCCCGGGACGGGGGTGCGGGGCCCGACGGACCCGGCCTGCTGCACGTCCTCGTGGAGGCGTCCGAGAGCCGCCCCGAGTACACCGACCGGCTGATCCGCGATGAACTCGTCACGCTCCTGGTGGCCGGGCACGAGACCACCGCCACCACCCTGACCTCGCTGTATCTGCTCCTCGACCGGCACCCTGAGGCCCGCGACCAGGCCCTCGCCGCCGGACCCGACGGCTCACCGGAACGGCGTCAGGCCGTCCAGGCCCTCGTCCACGAGACGCTCCGCCTCTACCCCTCGGCCTGGATCCTGCCCCGCCACGCCGCCGAGGCCGACACCCTCGCGGGCCACGCGCTGCCCGCCGGCACCGACCTGGTCGTGAGCCCCTACCTGGTCCACCGCGATCCCGGGCTCTGGCCGGACCCGGAGCGCTTCGACCCCGGCCGCTTCGCCACCCCCGGCCGCCGCCCGGCGCACCCGGCCGCGTACCTCCCGTTCGGCATGGGCCCGCGCGCCTGCCTGGGCCTCCAGTTCGCGCTCCGCGAGTCCGTCGCCCTCCTCGAACTCCTGCTGCCCCGCTTCGTCCCCCGCTTCCGCTCCGTGCCCGAGAGGACCGCCTACGGGCTCACCGTCCGCCCGGACGGCCCCACGCCGGCGGTCCTCACGGGCGTCGGTCAGCGCAGCACGGAGGAGAAGTTGTCGACCTGGATCCAGGTGACCGGGTTGGACGCCTGCGGGCCGTAG
- a CDS encoding SPFH domain-containing protein, with the protein MADITRRAGWRHLRSAPTAHIRHQKRGRLAHDGAGLSFWFRPLSAALSEVPVDDRELAMAFHARTADFQDVSVQSTVTYRIGDPATAAARLDFSIDPDTGVWRGTPLEQIATLLTETAQQHALDVLARTSLAQALVDGVAAVRDRITDGLAAEPRLPATGIEVVAVRVVAIRPEPEVERALRTPAREQIQQEADRATYERRAVAVERERTIAENELASKIELARQEERLVEQRGTNARREAEESAAADAVRAEAEAVRKVRLAQAEAAAAREVGEARAAAQTAWLQAHAAADPAVLHALALTRAAEQLPRIQHLTLTPDVLTGLLAKLGDGGSGGAGA; encoded by the coding sequence ATGGCCGACATCACCCGGCGGGCCGGCTGGCGCCACCTCCGCTCCGCGCCCACCGCCCACATCCGCCACCAGAAGCGCGGCCGGCTCGCCCACGACGGCGCCGGGCTCAGCTTCTGGTTCCGGCCGCTCAGCGCGGCGCTCTCCGAGGTCCCGGTGGACGACCGGGAGCTCGCGATGGCCTTCCACGCGCGCACCGCGGACTTCCAGGACGTGAGCGTGCAGTCCACCGTCACGTACCGGATCGGGGACCCCGCGACCGCCGCCGCCCGGCTCGACTTCTCCATCGACCCCGACACCGGCGTCTGGCGCGGGACCCCGCTGGAGCAGATCGCGACCCTGCTCACCGAGACCGCGCAGCAGCACGCCCTCGACGTGCTCGCCCGGACCTCGCTGGCGCAGGCGCTGGTGGACGGCGTGGCAGCGGTACGGGACCGGATCACGGACGGGCTGGCCGCCGAGCCGCGGCTCCCGGCCACGGGCATCGAGGTGGTCGCCGTCCGCGTGGTCGCGATCCGCCCCGAGCCCGAGGTCGAGCGGGCCCTGCGCACCCCCGCCCGCGAGCAGATCCAGCAGGAGGCCGACCGGGCCACCTACGAGCGGCGCGCGGTCGCCGTCGAGCGGGAGCGGACGATCGCGGAGAACGAGCTGGCCAGCAAGATCGAGCTGGCCCGGCAGGAGGAGCGGCTCGTCGAGCAGCGCGGCACCAACGCGCGCCGGGAGGCGGAGGAGTCCGCCGCCGCCGACGCGGTACGGGCCGAGGCCGAGGCCGTACGGAAGGTGCGGCTCGCGCAGGCCGAGGCGGCGGCGGCGCGCGAGGTCGGCGAGGCCCGGGCGGCCGCGCAGACGGCCTGGCTCCAGGCGCACGCCGCCGCCGATCCGGCCGTCCTGCACGCCCTCGCCCTCACCCGGGCCGCCGAGCAGCTGCCCAGGATCCAGCACCTCACCCTCACCCCCGACGTCCTCACCGGCCTCCTCGCGAAGCTGGGCGACGGCGGCAGCGGCGGGGCGGGCGCGTGA
- a CDS encoding S8 family serine peptidase produces the protein MRALPSAPVEKVIVTYKSQAAEAGSNAAAKTDAAEKAAKTGEDLAFERRLAGGAALVDLGDAATSQDVNEVMAAFRADPSVATVEPDIRAYAMAVTPNDTDYAKQWDLFEATGGMNVPSAWDKTTGSGVTVAVIDTGYAAHSDLASNVVSGYDFISTSADARDGNGRDADAKDEGDWNATDGECGTGSKASSSSWHGTHVAGTIGAVTNNTKGIAGIAYNAKIQPVRVLGKCGGSSSDIADAITWASGGTVPGVPANPTPAKVINLSLGGASSSCPSVYQTAINGAVSRGTTVVVAAGNSNANTSGFTPANCSNVITVASTNRAGSRSYYSNYGTLVDVSAPGGETRNATDTPGTVTTPENAIYSTLNSGTTTQSTENYKPYQGTSMAAPHIAGLAALLKSAKSTLTPAEIESAIKTNARPLPGTCSGGCGTGIADAAKTVDAVTGTTQPGTVFTNTNDVTISDNTTVSSSIAVTGRTGNAPAALKVGVDIKHTWRGDLVIDLVAPDGTVRNLKASSSSDSADNVLTTYTVDASSEVANGTWKLQVRDVASGDTGYIDSWSLTF, from the coding sequence ATGCGGGCGCTCCCGAGCGCCCCGGTCGAGAAGGTCATCGTCACCTACAAGAGCCAGGCCGCCGAGGCCGGTTCCAACGCGGCGGCGAAGACCGACGCCGCCGAGAAGGCCGCCAAGACGGGCGAGGACCTCGCCTTCGAGCGCCGGCTCGCCGGCGGCGCCGCCCTGGTCGACCTGGGTGACGCGGCGACCTCGCAGGACGTGAACGAGGTCATGGCCGCCTTCCGCGCCGACCCGTCCGTCGCCACCGTCGAGCCGGACATCCGCGCCTACGCGATGGCCGTCACGCCGAACGACACCGACTACGCCAAGCAGTGGGACCTCTTCGAGGCCACCGGTGGCATGAACGTTCCCTCGGCCTGGGACAAGACGACCGGCTCCGGCGTCACCGTCGCCGTCATCGACACCGGCTACGCGGCCCACTCGGACCTCGCGTCCAACGTGGTCTCCGGCTACGACTTCATCTCCACCTCCGCCGACGCCCGGGACGGCAACGGCCGTGACGCCGACGCCAAGGACGAGGGCGACTGGAACGCCACCGACGGCGAGTGCGGCACCGGCTCCAAGGCGTCGAGCTCCTCCTGGCACGGCACCCACGTGGCCGGCACCATCGGCGCCGTCACGAACAACACCAAGGGCATCGCGGGCATCGCGTACAACGCGAAGATCCAGCCCGTGCGGGTGCTCGGCAAGTGCGGCGGCTCGTCCTCCGACATCGCCGACGCCATCACCTGGGCCTCCGGCGGCACCGTCCCGGGCGTCCCGGCCAACCCGACGCCGGCCAAGGTCATCAACCTGAGCCTCGGCGGCGCCAGCTCCTCCTGCCCGAGCGTCTACCAGACCGCGATCAACGGCGCCGTCTCGCGCGGTACCACCGTCGTCGTCGCCGCGGGCAACAGCAACGCCAACACCTCCGGCTTCACGCCCGCGAACTGCTCGAACGTCATCACCGTGGCGTCGACCAACCGCGCCGGCTCCCGGTCGTACTACTCCAACTACGGCACCCTCGTGGACGTGTCCGCCCCCGGCGGCGAGACCCGCAACGCCACGGACACGCCCGGCACCGTCACCACTCCCGAGAACGCGATCTACTCCACGCTGAACTCGGGCACGACGACCCAGTCGACCGAGAACTACAAGCCCTACCAGGGCACCTCCATGGCCGCGCCGCACATCGCCGGCCTCGCCGCCCTCCTGAAGTCGGCCAAGAGCACGCTCACCCCGGCCGAGATCGAGTCGGCGATCAAGACCAACGCCCGCCCGCTGCCCGGCACCTGCTCCGGCGGCTGCGGCACCGGCATCGCCGACGCGGCCAAGACCGTGGACGCGGTCACCGGCACCACCCAGCCCGGCACCGTCTTCACCAACACGAACGACGTGACGATCTCCGACAACACCACCGTGTCGTCCTCGATCGCCGTCACCGGCCGCACCGGCAACGCCCCCGCCGCCCTGAAGGTCGGCGTGGACATCAAGCACACCTGGCGCGGGGACCTGGTCATCGACCTGGTCGCCCCCGACGGCACGGTGCGCAACCTGAAGGCGTCCTCCTCCTCGGACAGCGCCGACAACGTCCTCACGACGTACACGGTCGACGCCTCCAGCGAGGTCGCCAACGGCACCTGGAAGCTCCAGGTCCGCGATGTGGCCTCGGGTGACACCGGCTACATCGACTCCTGGTCGCTCACCTTCTGA
- a CDS encoding DMT family transporter, with product MSTAAGTALAVLLSLVSAAGYALAAVAQARLAAAPSAPSGRGALRALLARGQWWWAVGLNAAGALAHVAALHYGPLTLVQPLGALTLVAALPLGAYTARRRVTRTEWRGALWTLAGLVGLVAVTGPAEPGEALSLREALVVAAATALLIAALAGAGRRGAGVRGHGLGHATASGVASGVASALTQTLTAALAVGLPGGQPSWWQTALLAVLISAFAMGGLLLSQTAYRGGLAAPLAVVNLSNPAAAAVIGVALLGETFRAGAWGWLVAAGAALVAARGVVLLTTGGPAAPAAAVPTAAGAAPATAADAARPVQVPAPSGPAEPTVTSLAETLGGALGPVPEAEPAR from the coding sequence ATGAGCACCGCCGCCGGCACCGCGCTCGCGGTGCTCCTCTCCCTCGTCTCCGCCGCCGGGTACGCGCTCGCCGCCGTCGCCCAGGCCCGCCTCGCCGCCGCCCCCTCCGCGCCCTCGGGGCGCGGGGCGCTGCGGGCACTGCTGGCGCGCGGGCAGTGGTGGTGGGCCGTCGGGCTCAACGCCGCCGGCGCCCTCGCCCACGTGGCCGCCCTCCACTACGGCCCCCTGACGCTGGTGCAGCCGCTCGGCGCGCTGACCCTGGTGGCGGCGCTGCCGCTGGGCGCGTACACCGCCCGGCGGCGGGTGACCCGCACCGAGTGGCGGGGCGCGCTGTGGACCCTGGCGGGTCTGGTCGGGCTCGTCGCGGTCACCGGGCCGGCCGAGCCCGGCGAGGCGCTGAGCCTGCGCGAGGCCCTGGTGGTCGCGGCCGCGACGGCGCTGCTGATCGCCGCGCTCGCCGGAGCCGGGCGCCGGGGAGCGGGCGTACGGGGGCACGGGCTCGGGCACGCCACCGCGTCCGGGGTCGCCTCCGGCGTCGCGTCGGCGCTCACCCAGACCCTCACCGCCGCGCTGGCGGTGGGCCTGCCCGGCGGGCAGCCGTCCTGGTGGCAGACCGCGCTGCTCGCCGTGCTGATCTCGGCCTTCGCCATGGGCGGGCTGCTGCTCTCGCAGACCGCGTACCGGGGCGGGCTCGCCGCCCCGCTGGCGGTGGTGAACCTCTCGAACCCGGCCGCGGCCGCCGTCATCGGCGTGGCGCTGCTCGGCGAGACGTTCCGCGCGGGCGCGTGGGGGTGGCTGGTCGCCGCCGGGGCGGCGCTGGTCGCGGCCCGGGGCGTCGTCCTGCTGACCACGGGCGGGCCCGCGGCACCGGCCGCGGCCGTGCCGACCGCCGCCGGGGCGGCACCCGCGACGGCCGCGGACGCCGCGCGGCCGGTTCAGGTGCCGGCTCCGTCCGGGCCCGCCGAGCCGACGGTCACGAGTCTGGCCGAGACGCTGGGCGGGGCGCTCGGACCCGTTCCGGAGGCGGAGCCCGCCCGCTGA
- a CDS encoding GNAT family N-acetyltransferase, with product MTTFSPGSLVVARATRAEWELVRAWAAEEGWNPGRADGDAFFAQDPDGFFLGRIDGEPASAVSVVTYGDAYAFLGFYLVRPELRGQGLGLATWRAGLAHAGTRTVGLDGVPAQQDNYRRSGFVLSHRTARYAGEVPPAERPVTGIVPAETVDAAQLAAYDAACHHAERPRFLAAWLSTPGHRALARVVDGRVTGYGVVRPSQDEARVGPLFADGPADAAALLDALAGAAREFGARSIAVDMPETNPAAARLAEERGLTPTFETARMYTGPVRPVAVDRVFGVTTLELG from the coding sequence GTGACCACGTTCTCCCCCGGTTCGCTCGTCGTCGCCCGCGCCACCCGTGCCGAGTGGGAACTCGTCCGGGCCTGGGCCGCCGAGGAGGGGTGGAACCCCGGCCGGGCCGACGGCGACGCCTTCTTCGCGCAGGATCCGGACGGTTTCTTCCTCGGGCGGATCGACGGCGAACCGGCCTCCGCCGTCTCCGTGGTGACCTACGGCGACGCCTACGCCTTCCTCGGCTTCTACCTCGTCCGGCCCGAACTGCGCGGACAGGGCCTCGGCCTGGCCACCTGGCGGGCCGGGCTCGCGCACGCCGGGACGCGGACGGTGGGGCTCGACGGCGTGCCGGCCCAGCAGGACAACTACCGGCGCTCCGGGTTCGTCCTCTCCCACCGCACCGCCCGCTATGCCGGAGAAGTCCCGCCCGCCGAGCGCCCGGTGACCGGGATCGTCCCGGCCGAAACGGTCGACGCGGCACAACTCGCCGCGTACGACGCGGCCTGCCACCACGCCGAACGGCCCCGCTTCCTCGCCGCCTGGCTGTCGACCCCGGGGCACCGCGCCCTGGCCCGGGTGGTCGACGGCCGGGTGACCGGGTACGGCGTCGTCCGGCCCTCACAGGACGAGGCGCGCGTGGGTCCGCTGTTCGCGGACGGACCGGCCGACGCCGCCGCGCTGCTCGACGCGCTCGCCGGGGCGGCCCGGGAGTTCGGCGCGCGGTCGATCGCCGTCGACATGCCCGAGACCAACCCGGCGGCGGCGCGGCTCGCGGAGGAGCGCGGCCTCACGCCCACGTTCGAGACGGCCCGGATGTACACCGGCCCGGTGCGACCGGTCGCGGTGGACCGCGTGTTCGGCGTCACGACCCTCGAACTCGGCTGA
- a CDS encoding TetR/AcrR family transcriptional regulator, whose protein sequence is MAYRKTPAEVRRLEAAREHLVARATAVVAEVGWAQASVTAVADAAGIAAGSVYQHFPSKAALAVEVFRRAAGREVEVLGEVLAVPGDPVERLSRGIEVFARRALENRGLAYALLAAPAEPAVGAERLDYRRRYRALFAAVVREGIADGVLPEQNGEITAAALTGAIGEVLVDPLGAPGATTTDALLAELTAMALRCAGAPVP, encoded by the coding sequence ATGGCCTACCGCAAGACCCCCGCCGAGGTCCGCCGCCTCGAAGCCGCCCGGGAGCACCTGGTGGCCCGCGCCACCGCGGTCGTCGCCGAGGTGGGCTGGGCCCAGGCGTCCGTGACGGCGGTCGCCGACGCGGCCGGGATCGCGGCCGGCTCCGTCTACCAGCACTTCCCGTCCAAGGCGGCGCTCGCCGTCGAGGTCTTCCGGCGTGCCGCCGGACGCGAGGTGGAGGTGCTCGGCGAGGTGCTGGCCGTCCCCGGCGACCCGGTCGAACGGCTGAGCCGCGGCATCGAGGTCTTCGCGCGCCGGGCCCTGGAGAACCGCGGACTCGCCTACGCCCTGCTCGCCGCCCCGGCCGAGCCGGCCGTCGGCGCCGAGCGGCTCGACTACCGGCGCCGCTACCGCGCGCTCTTCGCCGCCGTGGTCCGCGAGGGCATCGCCGACGGGGTGCTGCCCGAACAGAACGGCGAGATCACCGCCGCGGCGCTCACCGGCGCGATCGGCGAGGTCCTGGTCGACCCGCTCGGCGCCCCCGGCGCGACCACCACCGACGCCCTCCTCGCGGAGCTCACCGCGATGGCCCTGCGCTGTGCGGGCGCCCCCGTGCCGTAG